One Deltaproteobacteria bacterium genomic region harbors:
- a CDS encoding sterol desaturase family protein, with the protein MERPQGLGHAIFRHAFVPLLLALAIGGWAARAGLERALTASKLGLGFTTAALLASIALIWIVEQLFPANPAWNYNLAADAPRAISRFGRDLFYLTFVTLGSALLISFGFGRIQEALLAHGFGYDRPTLWPTALPLGLRVALAFLLVELMSYWMHRAAHHFRLLWRFHSTHHVITELTGIKAIRTHPVDNLFFHIARSTPLLLLGAGLEEVNAVVYLGSVLSILAHANIRVSEGVLGWVINFPGYHQVHHSAVVSESKSNFGCHTVLWDRVFGTFRSAPVQPLEIGVAPVGPRSLWQELVAPDQTDPRGDTRPA; encoded by the coding sequence ATGGAACGTCCGCAGGGCCTGGGGCACGCGATCTTCCGGCACGCGTTCGTGCCCCTGCTGCTCGCGCTCGCCATTGGCGGGTGGGCGGCGCGCGCGGGGCTGGAGCGGGCGCTCACCGCGTCGAAGCTGGGGCTGGGCTTCACCACCGCGGCGCTGCTCGCGTCGATCGCGCTGATCTGGATCGTGGAGCAGCTGTTCCCGGCGAACCCGGCGTGGAACTACAACCTCGCCGCCGACGCGCCGCGCGCCATCTCGCGCTTCGGCCGCGACCTCTTCTACCTGACCTTCGTGACGCTCGGCAGCGCGCTGCTCATCTCCTTCGGCTTCGGGCGGATCCAGGAGGCGCTGCTCGCGCACGGCTTCGGCTACGACCGGCCGACGCTCTGGCCCACCGCGCTGCCGCTGGGGCTCCGGGTGGCGCTCGCGTTCTTGCTGGTGGAGCTGATGTCGTACTGGATGCACCGGGCGGCGCACCACTTCCGGCTGCTGTGGCGCTTTCACAGCACCCACCACGTGATCACCGAGCTCACGGGCATCAAGGCCATCCGCACCCACCCGGTCGATAACCTTTTCTTTCATATTGCGCGGAGCACGCCGCTGTTGCTGCTCGGCGCCGGGCTCGAGGAAGTGAACGCGGTCGTGTATCTGGGCAGCGTGCTGAGCATCCTCGCGCACGCGAACATCCGCGTGTCCGAGGGCGTGCTCGGCTGGGTGATCAACTTCCCCGGCTACCACCAGGTGCACCACTCGGCGGTGGTGAGCGAGAGCAAGTCGAACTTTGGCTGCCACACGGTGCTCTGGGATCGCGTCTTCGGCACCTTCCGGTCCGCGCCGGTGCAGCCCCTCGAGATCGGCGTGGCGCCGGTGGGGCCGCGGAGCCTCTGGCAGGAGCTGGTGGCGCCGGATCAGACCGATCCCAGGGGCGACACACGGCCCGCCTAG